Proteins co-encoded in one Listeria ivanovii subsp. ivanovii genomic window:
- the menH gene encoding 2-succinyl-6-hydroxy-2,4-cyclohexadiene-1-carboxylate synthase has protein sequence MQINGQKYHVTTFFSEEKRKVLLMLHGFTGTNETYKHIISNLKAAYDIVAPDLLGHGKTVSPKPLERYSMEQICQDLAEILRQLEVQQCILLGYSMGGRVATSFAAKYPEKVQGLILVNSSPGIEQASDRESRMLADNRLADSIEQEGIQAFVKYWEELPLFASQQKLPVEIQTEIRDERLSQKPFGLAMSLRGMGTGKQDAYWVDLANFTFPVLLITAEFDKKFQSIADEMLKYLPNATQITIKQAGHAVYLEQPSTFLSELNHWLEVNLKEEEQ, from the coding sequence ATGCAAATTAACGGACAAAAGTATCATGTAACTACTTTTTTTAGTGAAGAAAAGAGAAAGGTTTTGTTGATGCTGCATGGTTTTACTGGAACAAATGAGACGTATAAGCATATCATTTCAAATTTAAAAGCAGCGTATGATATCGTTGCTCCTGATTTGCTCGGTCACGGAAAAACAGTTAGTCCTAAGCCTTTAGAGCGCTATTCGATGGAGCAGATTTGTCAGGATTTGGCAGAAATTTTACGTCAACTGGAAGTACAGCAATGTATTTTACTAGGTTATTCGATGGGGGGGCGTGTTGCAACTAGTTTTGCAGCCAAGTATCCTGAAAAAGTACAGGGCCTTATTTTAGTAAATAGTTCGCCTGGTATTGAGCAAGCTTCAGACCGTGAAAGCCGAATGTTAGCAGATAACCGATTAGCAGATTCAATAGAACAAGAAGGTATCCAAGCATTCGTTAAGTATTGGGAAGAATTACCACTTTTTGCTTCACAACAAAAGCTGCCAGTGGAAATACAGACTGAAATAAGAGACGAAAGATTATCGCAAAAACCATTTGGACTAGCTATGAGTTTACGAGGAATGGGTACTGGTAAACAGGATGCTTACTGGGTGGATTTAGCTAATTTTACTTTTCCTGTTTTATTAATTACTGCTGAGTTCGATAAGAAATTTCAAAGTATTGCGGATGAAATGTTGAAATATCTACCAAATGCGACCCAAATAACCATTAAACAAGCGGGACATGCTGTTTATTTAGAACAACCAAGTACTTTCCTTAGTGAGTTAAATCACTGGCTGGAAGTTAATTTAAAGGAGGAAGAACAATGA
- the menD gene encoding 2-succinyl-5-enolpyruvyl-6-hydroxy-3-cyclohexene-1-carboxylic-acid synthase, which produces MTNHEQVLTDYLAAFIEELVQAGVKEAIISPGSRSTPLALMMAEHPILKIYVDVDERSAGFFALGLAKASKRPVVLLCTSGTAAANYFPAVAEANLSQIPLIVLTADRPHELRNVGAPQAMDQLHLYGTHVKDFTDMALPENSEEMLRYAKWHGSRAVDIAMKTPRGPVHYNFPLREPLIPILDPSPYTATGEERHHVHIYYTHEVLEAKAIQKMVRECTGKKGVLIVGPIDKKEIEQPLVDLAKKLGWPIIADPLSGLRSYGAMDDVVIDQYDAFLKETEILPDITPEVVIRFGSMPVSKSLKNWLEALTKIRFYVVDPGAAWKDPIKAVTDMIHCDERFLLDALQQHMPDDVKDVNWLNRWTNYNDTARQIVLLEMANTTSLEEGKIVAELRELLPDKAGLFIGNSMPIRDMDTYFPQIDKKIKMLANRGANGIDGVVSSALGASVVFQPMFLLIGDLSFYHDMNGLLMAKKYKMNLTIVIVNNDGGGIFSFLPQAKEPKYFESLFGTSTELDFRFVAALYDADYHEVNSVDALGEAVDKASFHKGLDIIEVKTNRHENKANHQALWEKIATALKALK; this is translated from the coding sequence ATGACAAACCACGAACAAGTGCTGACAGATTATTTGGCCGCATTTATTGAAGAACTTGTACAAGCCGGAGTGAAAGAAGCCATTATTAGTCCAGGTTCGCGCTCCACACCACTTGCACTAATGATGGCAGAGCATCCTATCTTGAAGATTTATGTAGATGTAGATGAACGCTCAGCAGGTTTCTTTGCCCTTGGTCTTGCAAAAGCATCCAAACGTCCAGTTGTTCTTCTTTGTACTTCTGGAACGGCCGCGGCGAACTATTTTCCGGCTGTTGCAGAAGCAAATTTATCACAAATTCCACTAATTGTACTCACCGCTGACCGCCCGCATGAGCTTCGAAATGTTGGTGCACCTCAAGCAATGGATCAGTTACATTTATATGGTACGCACGTGAAAGATTTTACGGACATGGCCTTGCCGGAAAATAGTGAAGAAATGCTACGTTATGCGAAATGGCATGGCAGTCGAGCAGTGGATATTGCGATGAAGACTCCTCGTGGTCCTGTACACTATAATTTTCCACTTCGCGAACCACTCATTCCCATTTTAGACCCCTCACCATATACTGCAACTGGGGAAGAACGCCACCATGTACATATTTATTATACGCATGAAGTTTTAGAAGCGAAGGCTATTCAAAAAATGGTTCGCGAGTGTACTGGTAAAAAAGGTGTTCTTATTGTTGGACCGATTGATAAAAAAGAAATTGAACAACCGCTTGTTGATTTAGCGAAAAAGCTTGGATGGCCAATTATTGCTGATCCACTTTCTGGGCTTCGTTCTTACGGAGCGATGGATGATGTTGTAATCGATCAATATGATGCCTTTTTGAAAGAAACAGAAATTTTGCCTGATATTACTCCAGAAGTCGTTATTCGTTTTGGTAGTATGCCTGTTTCCAAATCACTTAAAAACTGGTTAGAAGCGCTTACGAAAATTCGGTTTTATGTGGTGGATCCAGGAGCAGCTTGGAAAGACCCAATTAAGGCAGTAACTGATATGATTCATTGCGATGAACGTTTCTTGCTCGATGCATTACAACAACATATGCCAGATGATGTAAAAGATGTAAATTGGCTGAACAGATGGACTAATTATAACGACACCGCGCGTCAAATTGTTCTCTTGGAAATGGCAAACACAACTTCATTAGAAGAAGGGAAAATTGTTGCTGAACTACGTGAGTTATTACCAGATAAAGCTGGTTTGTTTATTGGTAATAGTATGCCAATTCGTGATATGGATACTTATTTTCCACAAATCGATAAAAAAATCAAGATGCTTGCTAATCGTGGTGCAAACGGTATTGATGGTGTAGTTTCATCTGCACTTGGAGCAAGTGTTGTATTCCAACCGATGTTTTTACTGATTGGAGATTTGTCTTTTTACCATGATATGAATGGCTTACTAATGGCGAAAAAATATAAGATGAACTTGACGATTGTTATTGTCAATAATGACGGAGGAGGGATTTTCTCCTTCTTACCGCAAGCTAAAGAACCCAAATATTTTGAGTCGCTTTTTGGAACGTCTACTGAATTAGATTTTCGTTTTGTGGCTGCGTTGTATGATGCGGACTATCATGAAGTAAATTCGGTTGATGCTTTGGGAGAAGCAGTGGACAAAGCAAGTTTCCATAAAGGCTTGGACATTATTGAGGTAAAAACAAACCGTCACGAAAATAAGGCAAATCATCAAGCGCTTTGGGAAAAAATTGCTACTGCCCTTAAGGCGTTAAAGTAA
- a CDS encoding isochorismate synthase MenF, with the protein MNTKLPLDLFNQAKRSASQDEPALFSWVTELDELVSPVKLFKKAGTAFKGERFFWQNPEMTLTMTGFGVTKQFLAEKKKDAFLGLQEKIDERLRTSVTNATVDATGPLYFGGFAFDPERDTEKEWQSFKDGLFYLPLFMLTNKNGKSYLTVNLSIYSDDTESKLDAVFNQWQKIIHQEVNEAEMALLTDSKELGKEHFMETASEIIDMINHSEDVKKVVLARRMGLRFQRQVDSAIILENMLATQENSYFFLIEKGTGVFFGASPERLLAVNEDTIYSSCVAGSTERGATNEEDEALGNALLGDAKNLREHSYVVQMMEETLKPFTTGLSLSSQPVLLKNRDIQHLYMNITAKKKPNVTMLEMVKALHPTPALGGLPQKMGLAIIRMKEEMDRGLYGAPIGWIDMKGQGEFAVAIRSGLIVDSQGVLYAGCGIVGDSVPKDELKETEVKFQPMLRVLGGIKK; encoded by the coding sequence ATGAATACTAAATTGCCTCTTGATTTATTTAATCAAGCGAAACGTAGCGCAAGCCAAGATGAACCTGCCCTGTTTAGCTGGGTAACTGAATTAGATGAATTAGTGTCTCCAGTCAAATTATTCAAAAAGGCTGGTACTGCTTTTAAAGGTGAACGATTTTTCTGGCAAAATCCAGAAATGACACTGACGATGACTGGCTTTGGCGTAACGAAACAATTTTTGGCAGAGAAGAAAAAAGATGCTTTTCTTGGACTGCAAGAGAAAATTGATGAACGACTTCGTACGAGTGTAACAAATGCAACAGTAGATGCAACTGGTCCGCTCTATTTTGGCGGTTTTGCTTTTGATCCTGAACGTGATACTGAAAAAGAATGGCAAAGCTTTAAAGACGGCTTGTTTTACTTACCATTGTTTATGTTGACGAATAAAAATGGCAAAAGTTACTTAACTGTCAACTTATCGATTTATTCCGATGACACAGAGAGTAAATTAGATGCTGTTTTTAATCAATGGCAAAAAATCATTCATCAAGAGGTTAATGAGGCGGAAATGGCTTTACTAACAGATTCTAAAGAGCTAGGGAAAGAACATTTTATGGAAACTGCGAGTGAAATCATTGATATGATTAACCATTCGGAAGACGTGAAAAAAGTGGTTCTAGCTAGGCGAATGGGGCTTCGTTTCCAACGACAAGTAGATAGTGCAATTATTTTGGAAAATATGCTGGCAACACAAGAAAATAGTTATTTCTTTCTTATTGAAAAAGGGACTGGAGTGTTCTTTGGGGCAAGCCCAGAGAGACTACTTGCTGTGAATGAGGATACGATTTACTCTTCATGCGTAGCTGGTTCAACGGAGCGTGGCGCAACAAATGAAGAAGATGAAGCACTTGGGAATGCTTTATTAGGCGATGCGAAAAATTTACGAGAGCATTCTTATGTTGTTCAGATGATGGAAGAAACATTAAAACCGTTTACAACGGGACTATCACTGTCCAGTCAACCAGTTTTATTAAAAAATCGTGATATCCAACATCTTTATATGAATATTACTGCGAAGAAAAAGCCAAATGTAACCATGCTTGAAATGGTAAAAGCGCTTCACCCGACTCCCGCACTTGGTGGATTGCCTCAAAAAATGGGTCTCGCGATTATTCGAATGAAAGAAGAAATGGACCGCGGACTTTATGGTGCTCCGATTGGTTGGATTGATATGAAAGGCCAAGGCGAATTTGCTGTTGCGATTCGTTCTGGTTTAATTGTTGATTCACAAGGGGTATTGTATGCAGGTTGCGGGATTGTTGGAGATTCCGTGCCAAAAGACGAATTAAAAGAAACTGAGGTTAAATTCCAACCGATGTTACGCGTATTAGGAGGCATTAAGAAATGA
- a CDS encoding 1,4-dihydroxy-2-naphthoate polyprenyltransferase, which translates to MSKASKSVLTKQTGFQKWWTLLRPHTLVASFVPVFLGTSVAMSYTSFHFTRFLVMLVACFFIQTSANLFNEYFDYKKGQDDEHSVGNGGAIVRNGMRPGFILFLAIILYILSIFGGVYLSIELNWYVGLLGAICMLVGFLYTGGPYPIAYTPFGEVMAGFFMGGIITFISFYIQAEFISSFIVYVSIPVMVLVGNLLLANSIRDLDPDKKNGRHTLAIILGRKWATVLFAAAFLFSYVFELALIFTQNAPWWTLLILLSLPEAIRAVKRFIGKSSPITMVPAMKSTSKALTIFGITLALAYLLSLLSRNLFM; encoded by the coding sequence ATGTCTAAAGCTTCAAAATCTGTACTTACAAAACAAACTGGTTTTCAAAAATGGTGGACCTTGCTTCGTCCACATACGCTTGTTGCCTCATTTGTACCTGTATTCCTCGGAACAAGTGTTGCAATGAGTTATACCAGTTTTCATTTTACACGATTTCTTGTCATGTTAGTTGCTTGTTTCTTTATCCAAACATCAGCTAATTTATTCAATGAATACTTTGATTATAAAAAAGGACAAGATGATGAACATTCCGTTGGCAATGGTGGTGCCATTGTTCGTAATGGTATGCGACCTGGATTTATTTTATTCCTGGCAATTATTTTATACATTTTATCCATCTTTGGTGGCGTATACTTATCAATCGAACTCAACTGGTACGTGGGATTACTTGGCGCAATTTGTATGCTTGTTGGTTTCTTATACACTGGTGGCCCTTATCCTATTGCCTACACTCCATTTGGTGAAGTGATGGCAGGATTTTTTATGGGAGGAATTATTACTTTTATTTCCTTCTACATTCAAGCCGAATTTATTAGTTCATTTATCGTCTATGTTTCGATTCCGGTAATGGTGCTCGTTGGTAACTTGCTACTTGCTAATAGTATTCGTGATCTAGATCCTGATAAGAAAAATGGACGTCACACACTGGCCATCATACTAGGACGCAAATGGGCTACGGTTCTATTTGCTGCAGCTTTCCTTTTCAGCTATGTATTTGAACTTGCGCTTATTTTTACACAGAATGCTCCTTGGTGGACATTACTCATTCTTCTTAGCTTGCCAGAAGCAATTCGTGCCGTTAAGCGGTTCATTGGTAAATCTTCGCCAATCACCATGGTTCCAGCCATGAAATCAACTTCTAAGGCGTTAACTATCTTTGGAATAACACTTGCACTCGCTTACCTGTTAAGCTTATTATCAAGAAACTTATTCATGTAA
- a CDS encoding bifunctional homocysteine S-methyltransferase/methylenetetrahydrofolate reductase translates to MNLRKDLSEKVLIADGGMGTLLYSYGVDRSFEELNLSHPEDIVSIHKAYIGAGADIIQTNTYGANYIKLARYGLEDEVKRINQAAIRLAKEAARGTGTYIFGTIGGINGAVDARLPAAPLEEIKRSFREQLYCFLLDGVDAILLETYYDLEELKTVLKILRETTDLPVVANVSMHEPGLLQNGQKLSDALEELIALGADVVGVNCRLGPYHMARALETVPLYEHAYLAVYPNASLPEVQEGKVIYQSDTDYFEHYGEVFRQEGARIIGGCCGTTPDHIKALRNGLKTTKPVLEKEVRPLLELVPEEVVDEDSGVRLLDKVKEGLTILVELDPPRTFDTSKFFEGAKALDEAGVDAITISDNSLATPRISNMALASILKHEYGIKPLIHLTTRDHNLVGMHSHVMGFHKLGLHDVLAITGDPTKVGDFPGASSVFDLRSVELVQLIKKFNDGISYTGKSLKEKARFHVGAAFNPNVLNLEKAVRLIERKVEYGADYIITQPIYDVNKAVLLKEALQKANINVPLFIGVMPLLSSRNAEFLHNEVPGIRLTDEVRERMRDAEEQGRANEKGMEIARELIDSICAYFQGIYIITPFLRYDLSIELAKYVQTKQQVQVANK, encoded by the coding sequence GTGAATTTACGAAAAGATTTAAGCGAAAAGGTATTAATTGCGGATGGAGGAATGGGGACGCTGCTTTATTCTTACGGAGTGGATCGTTCTTTTGAGGAGCTAAATCTCTCGCATCCAGAAGATATCGTTTCGATTCATAAAGCTTATATTGGTGCAGGGGCTGATATTATTCAGACTAATACGTACGGCGCTAATTATATAAAATTAGCTAGGTATGGCTTAGAAGATGAAGTAAAACGAATTAACCAAGCGGCAATTCGATTAGCAAAGGAAGCGGCACGAGGGACTGGGACGTATATATTTGGTACGATTGGTGGAATAAATGGCGCAGTAGATGCAAGACTCCCAGCGGCACCACTAGAAGAAATCAAGCGTAGTTTTAGGGAGCAACTCTATTGTTTTTTACTGGACGGTGTGGATGCAATTTTGCTGGAAACCTATTATGATTTAGAGGAACTTAAAACCGTTTTAAAAATTCTTCGAGAAACGACGGATTTACCAGTTGTAGCTAATGTATCTATGCATGAACCAGGCTTGCTTCAAAATGGTCAAAAACTGTCAGATGCGCTAGAAGAACTAATTGCACTAGGAGCAGATGTTGTTGGTGTTAATTGCCGGCTTGGTCCTTATCATATGGCTCGTGCTCTTGAAACCGTTCCATTATATGAACATGCCTATTTGGCCGTTTATCCTAATGCTAGCCTTCCAGAAGTGCAAGAAGGCAAAGTGATTTATCAATCTGATACAGATTATTTTGAGCATTACGGGGAGGTTTTTAGGCAAGAAGGAGCACGGATTATTGGTGGTTGTTGTGGAACGACACCTGACCACATTAAAGCACTTCGAAATGGTCTAAAGACAACGAAGCCAGTTTTGGAAAAAGAAGTACGACCGCTGCTTGAACTTGTCCCAGAGGAAGTAGTAGACGAGGATTCAGGAGTGCGACTACTTGATAAAGTGAAAGAGGGCTTAACGATTTTAGTGGAGCTTGATCCGCCGCGAACATTTGATACTTCAAAGTTTTTTGAAGGGGCTAAAGCATTAGATGAAGCCGGAGTGGATGCAATTACTATTTCAGACAATTCGTTAGCAACACCGCGGATTAGCAATATGGCGCTTGCATCTATTTTAAAACATGAATACGGAATTAAGCCGCTAATTCATTTGACGACGAGAGACCATAATTTGGTTGGAATGCATTCTCATGTAATGGGTTTTCATAAGTTAGGACTTCATGATGTGTTAGCCATTACTGGAGATCCAACAAAGGTAGGAGATTTTCCAGGAGCATCTTCTGTTTTTGATTTACGCTCCGTTGAGTTAGTTCAATTAATCAAGAAATTTAATGATGGGATTTCTTATACTGGTAAATCGTTAAAAGAAAAGGCTCGATTCCATGTTGGGGCAGCTTTTAATCCGAATGTGCTTAACTTAGAAAAAGCTGTTCGCTTAATCGAGCGGAAAGTGGAGTATGGGGCAGATTATATTATTACTCAGCCCATTTATGACGTAAATAAGGCAGTACTTTTGAAAGAAGCGTTGCAAAAGGCAAATATTAACGTGCCGCTTTTCATTGGTGTAATGCCACTTTTGTCGAGTAGGAATGCGGAGTTTCTTCATAATGAAGTTCCAGGAATTCGTTTAACTGATGAGGTTCGTGAGCGGATGCGAGATGCAGAGGAACAAGGCAGGGCAAATGAGAAAGGAATGGAGATTGCACGGGAATTAATTGATTCGATTTGCGCGTATTTTCAAGGAATTTACATTATTACACCGTTTTTGAGATATGATTTATCGATTGAACTTGCGAAATATGTTCAAACGAAGCAACAAGTTCAAGTTGCGAACAAATAA
- the metC gene encoding cystathionine beta-lyase, with protein sequence MGKDYEQDTVVIKASLGIDKETGALNTPIHLSSTFHQHDFDNYHPYDYARSGNPTREKVEQAIAELEGGKDGFAFASGMAAVSAALFTLSKGDHFIIAKDVYGGTFRLVEKVLPRFGITHTFVDTTNIDEVAKAFQPNTKLVYLETPSNPLLHVTDIRTVAKLAKANGCYTFVDNTFLTPLLQKPLELGADLVIHSATKFLSGHSDILAGLIVTNDSVLAEAVYFLQNATGGVLGVQDSWLLLRGLKTLSVRMKAGVSAAEKIALFLNAEPEVQAVHYPGLPTHPGYDIQVEQATSGGAVVSFDLGSEEAVRELVTHLELPVFSVSLGAVESILSYPAKMSHAAVPEKERLAQGITPGLLRFSAGLENAADLIADLKQALSFVKKGSVAQ encoded by the coding sequence GTGGGTAAAGATTATGAGCAAGATACAGTTGTCATTAAAGCAAGTTTAGGAATTGATAAAGAAACTGGCGCGTTGAATACTCCAATCCATTTATCTTCCACATTTCACCAGCATGATTTTGATAATTATCATCCATATGATTATGCTAGAAGTGGTAACCCTACAAGAGAAAAAGTGGAACAAGCAATTGCTGAATTAGAGGGAGGTAAAGATGGATTTGCTTTTGCTAGCGGAATGGCTGCGGTATCTGCGGCACTTTTTACTCTTTCAAAAGGAGATCACTTTATTATTGCAAAAGATGTTTATGGTGGAACATTTCGACTTGTAGAAAAAGTTTTACCACGATTTGGGATAACGCATACTTTTGTCGATACGACAAATATTGATGAAGTCGCTAAGGCATTTCAACCAAATACTAAACTGGTTTATCTCGAAACGCCATCCAATCCGCTGTTACATGTGACGGATATTCGAACGGTTGCCAAACTTGCAAAAGCGAATGGTTGTTATACATTTGTGGATAATACTTTTTTGACTCCGTTGCTTCAAAAACCACTTGAGCTGGGCGCAGATCTAGTGATTCATAGTGCGACCAAATTTCTTAGTGGTCACAGTGATATTCTAGCTGGACTTATTGTGACGAATGATTCAGTACTTGCAGAAGCTGTTTACTTCTTACAAAACGCAACAGGAGGCGTGCTAGGTGTGCAGGATTCTTGGTTATTGCTTCGCGGATTGAAGACACTTTCGGTACGTATGAAAGCTGGGGTTAGCGCAGCGGAAAAAATTGCTTTATTTTTAAATGCTGAGCCAGAAGTTCAAGCGGTGCATTATCCTGGTTTACCAACTCATCCAGGTTATGATATCCAGGTAGAGCAGGCAACGAGTGGCGGGGCAGTAGTGTCTTTTGACCTTGGTAGTGAAGAAGCGGTACGAGAACTAGTTACTCATTTAGAATTACCAGTATTTTCAGTGAGTTTAGGTGCTGTAGAGAGTATTTTATCGTATCCAGCGAAAATGTCCCATGCTGCAGTTCCAGAAAAAGAACGTTTAGCCCAAGGGATTACCCCAGGCTTATTACGTTTTTCGGCGGGATTAGAAAATGCAGCTGATTTAATTGCTGATTTAAAACAAGCACTTTCGTTTGTTAAGAAAGGAAGTGTGGCGCAGTGA
- a CDS encoding aminotransferase class I/II-fold pyridoxal phosphate-dependent enzyme translates to MAKLKQETIAAQIGNRKCERTGAVNMPVYFSTAYQHADLGVSTGYDYTRTGNPTRDALEEALAELENGTHAFATSSGMSAIQLVFQLFKTGEHIISSQDLYGGTFRYFEQFGEQYNIGFSYWNGAEYAELEKLLRPETKAIFIETPTNPLMQETDIKVVAKWAKEHHLLVIVDNTFYTPVLQQPLNLGADIVIHSATKYLGGHNDVLAGAVIVKDDGLGEFFFHQLNSTGTVLSPFDSWLLIRGLKTLVLRVKQHQVNAQKIAAFLETHSLVEEVRYPGRGGMISFFIKDASLVSPLLKQLELFTFAESLGGVESLITYPTTQTHADIPVELRNSYGLTDKLLRISVGIEASEDLVADLSQALGKVAEGVVSRG, encoded by the coding sequence ATGGCAAAGCTGAAACAAGAGACGATAGCAGCACAAATTGGAAATAGAAAATGTGAAAGAACGGGTGCTGTTAATATGCCAGTCTACTTCTCTACAGCTTACCAGCATGCCGATCTTGGGGTATCAACGGGATATGATTATACGAGAACTGGAAATCCAACGCGAGATGCTTTAGAAGAAGCACTCGCAGAATTAGAAAATGGAACTCATGCCTTTGCAACAAGTTCTGGCATGAGTGCGATTCAACTGGTATTCCAACTTTTTAAAACAGGGGAGCATATTATTAGCTCACAAGATTTATACGGGGGCACTTTTCGATACTTTGAGCAGTTTGGTGAACAATATAATATTGGATTTTCATACTGGAATGGGGCTGAATATGCGGAATTAGAAAAATTACTTCGACCGGAAACGAAGGCAATTTTTATTGAGACTCCGACTAATCCTTTGATGCAAGAAACCGATATTAAAGTTGTTGCTAAGTGGGCGAAAGAACATCATTTACTTGTAATTGTAGATAATACATTTTATACACCAGTTTTGCAACAGCCACTTAATCTTGGGGCAGACATTGTGATTCACAGTGCGACAAAATATTTAGGTGGACATAATGATGTGCTTGCTGGTGCAGTTATTGTGAAAGATGATGGACTTGGGGAATTTTTCTTCCATCAATTGAATTCGACTGGAACAGTGTTATCGCCTTTCGATAGTTGGTTGTTGATACGAGGACTGAAAACACTAGTACTTCGTGTGAAACAACATCAAGTGAATGCGCAGAAAATCGCGGCATTTTTGGAAACACATTCTTTAGTGGAAGAAGTTCGTTATCCAGGTCGCGGAGGAATGATTAGTTTCTTTATAAAAGATGCCTCGCTTGTTTCACCACTTTTAAAACAACTCGAATTATTTACTTTTGCGGAGAGTTTAGGAGGGGTGGAAAGTTTGATTACTTATCCGACGACACAAACGCATGCCGATATTCCTGTGGAGCTACGAAATTCTTATGGTTTAACAGATAAACTGTTACGAATTTCGGTAGGGATTGAAGCAAGTGAGGATTTAGTGGCGGATTTATCACAGGCGTTAGGTAAAGTGGCAGAAGGGGTGGTTTCCCGTGGGTAA